A window of the Streptomyces griseochromogenes genome harbors these coding sequences:
- a CDS encoding DUF2252 domain-containing protein, with protein MSVPQLNDEPRGEEILAVFDTAFGRLLAADPAAFRVKFRKMAASAFAFYRGTACLFYHDLDAEKRGGPYLDDRTSRVWIHGDLHAENFGTYMDSNGRLVFNVNDFDEAYVGPFTWDLKRFSASIALIGYAKALSDEQITELVTIYAAAYRERIHALATGAKSDEVPPFTLDTAQGPLLDALRDARSLTRFELLDSMTEIREFERRFAPGGGSIELDAATRYKVLAAFDGYLETLPDSSLARPDSYRVKDVVGRRGIGIGSAGLPSYNILLEGHSDALENDVVIYIKQAQTPAVSRHITDPAIAEYFQHEGHRTVISQRALQAHADPWLGWTELDGAGQLVAEVSPYAVDLGWGDIDDPEEIAAVVADLGRATATMHAAADDTSGESLVPFSTERAIDAALAADEEGFAPLLVDFAHRYGARARADHQIFVDLFRNGRIPGL; from the coding sequence ATGTCGGTCCCCCAGCTCAACGACGAGCCGCGCGGCGAGGAGATCCTCGCCGTCTTCGACACCGCCTTCGGCAGGCTCCTGGCCGCCGACCCGGCCGCGTTCCGGGTCAAGTTCCGGAAGATGGCGGCCTCGGCCTTCGCGTTCTACCGGGGCACGGCGTGCCTCTTCTACCACGACCTCGACGCGGAGAAGCGCGGCGGCCCGTACCTGGACGACCGCACCTCACGCGTGTGGATCCACGGCGACCTGCACGCCGAGAACTTCGGCACCTACATGGACTCCAACGGCCGCCTGGTCTTCAACGTCAACGACTTCGACGAGGCCTACGTAGGCCCGTTCACCTGGGACCTCAAGCGCTTCTCCGCCTCCATCGCGCTCATCGGGTACGCCAAGGCGCTCAGCGACGAGCAGATCACCGAGCTGGTGACGATCTACGCCGCCGCCTACCGCGAGCGCATCCACGCCCTGGCCACGGGCGCCAAGAGCGACGAGGTGCCGCCGTTCACGCTGGACACCGCGCAGGGTCCCCTCCTGGACGCGCTGCGTGACGCCCGCTCCCTGACCCGCTTCGAGCTGCTGGACTCGATGACCGAGATCCGTGAGTTCGAGCGCCGCTTCGCGCCGGGCGGCGGCTCCATCGAGCTGGACGCGGCCACCCGCTACAAGGTGCTGGCCGCCTTCGACGGCTACCTGGAGACACTGCCGGACTCCTCGCTGGCCCGCCCGGACTCGTACCGGGTGAAGGACGTCGTGGGCCGCCGGGGCATCGGCATCGGCTCGGCCGGCCTGCCGTCGTACAACATCCTCCTGGAGGGCCACAGCGACGCCCTGGAGAACGACGTCGTGATCTACATCAAGCAGGCCCAGACCCCGGCCGTCTCCCGGCACATCACGGACCCGGCGATCGCGGAGTACTTCCAGCACGAGGGCCACCGCACCGTGATCTCCCAGCGCGCCCTGCAGGCGCACGCCGACCCGTGGCTGGGCTGGACCGAGCTGGACGGCGCGGGCCAGCTGGTCGCCGAGGTCTCGCCGTACGCGGTGGACCTGGGCTGGGGCGACATCGACGACCCGGAGGAGATCGCGGCCGTCGTCGCGGACCTGGGCCGGGCCACGGCCACGATGCACGCGGCGGCGGACGACACCTCCGGCGAGTCCCTGGTGCCGTTCTCCACCGAGCGGGCCATCGACGCGGCGCTCGCGGCCGACGAGGAGGGCTTCGCTCCCCTGCTGGTGGACTTCGCGCACCGTTACGGCGCACGCGCGCGTGCCGACCACCAGATCTTCGTCGACCTGTTTCGCAACGGCCGGATTCCGGGGCTGTAA
- a CDS encoding thioredoxin domain-containing protein: protein MSKRNTQSAKTAARERLRAERERQAKRDKVRRQVVVAASVVGVLAAAGGIGYAVVQMNKPGYWEGLKDAKVVAPANTTGDKGTTVVIGKDTAKKTLKVYEDPRCPVCSQFEQSVGTTVKKDIDDGKFKIQFIGATFIDNHDNGVGSKNALSALGAALNVSPEAFLEYKRALYSAKFHPDENTDAFKDDSYLIKAADTVPALKNNTKFQDAVKKGTYDAWAMAMSKTFDDAAKDGVRGTPSFVMDGKKLTVGTQGGPPMSPEDFDKVVDAALKG, encoded by the coding sequence ATGAGCAAGCGGAACACACAGTCGGCGAAGACGGCGGCCCGGGAGCGGCTGCGCGCGGAGCGCGAGCGGCAGGCCAAGCGTGACAAGGTCAGGCGACAGGTCGTCGTGGCCGCCTCGGTCGTGGGCGTGCTGGCCGCGGCGGGCGGCATCGGCTACGCCGTCGTCCAGATGAACAAGCCCGGCTACTGGGAGGGTCTGAAGGACGCCAAGGTCGTCGCCCCGGCCAACACCACGGGCGACAAGGGCACCACGGTCGTCATCGGCAAGGACACGGCCAAGAAGACCCTCAAGGTCTACGAGGACCCGCGCTGCCCGGTCTGCTCCCAGTTCGAGCAGAGCGTGGGCACGACCGTGAAGAAGGACATCGACGACGGCAAGTTCAAGATCCAGTTCATCGGTGCCACGTTCATCGACAACCACGACAACGGCGTGGGATCCAAGAACGCGCTGAGCGCCCTGGGCGCCGCGCTCAACGTCAGCCCCGAGGCCTTCCTGGAGTACAAGCGCGCGCTCTACTCGGCGAAGTTCCACCCCGATGAGAACACCGACGCGTTCAAGGACGACTCCTACCTCATCAAGGCCGCCGACACCGTGCCCGCGCTGAAGAACAACACGAAGTTCCAGGACGCGGTCAAGAAGGGCACCTACGACGCCTGGGCGATGGCCATGTCGAAGACCTTCGACGACGCCGCCAAGGACGGTGTGAGGGGCACCCCGAGCTTCGTCATGGACGGCAAGAAGCTCACCGTCGGCACCCAGGGCGGCCCGCCCATGTCCCCGGAGGACTTCGACAAGGTGGTGGACGCGGCCCTCAAGGGCTGA
- a CDS encoding alkaline phosphatase D family protein, which translates to MTSRYRSFSASEGINSLSPRRRTVVKAAAATAVLAGPLAAAALPARAADQAPAFLHGVASGDPLPDGILLWTRVTPTPEATPGSGVGPDTEVSWVVAKDKAFSSIVAKGSTTARAASDHTVKADIRGLEPATDYWFRFSAGGTDSPVARTRTAPAADASVSGLRFGVVSCANWEAGYFSAYRHLAARSDLDAWLHLGDYIYEYKSGEYGTRGKVVRPHAPANEIITLTDYRIRHAKTKTDPDLQALHLKAPVIAIWDDHEFADNSWSGGAVNHTEGAEGTWTARQAAAKQAYFEWMPVRPAIAGTTYRRLRFGKLADLSLLDLRSFRSQQASAASGSVDDPNRTITGRAQLDWLKAGLKASDTKWRLVGNSVMISPFVVGSLTADLFKPLAKLLGLPQDGIGVNTDQWDGYTDDRRELLDHLRSNAIGNTVFLTGDIHMAWANDVPVDAGTYPLSASAATEFVVTSVTSDNLDDIVKVPEGTVSAVASPVIRAANRHVHWVDTDRHGYGVLDITADRTQMDYYVLSDRTDPNATSSWERSYRTRSGTQKIERTYDPV; encoded by the coding sequence GTGACCAGTCGATACAGATCATTTTCGGCCTCCGAGGGCATCAACTCCCTCTCGCCCCGCCGCCGTACGGTCGTCAAGGCCGCGGCGGCGACCGCTGTTCTGGCCGGCCCGCTCGCCGCCGCCGCCCTTCCCGCGCGTGCCGCCGACCAGGCGCCCGCCTTCCTGCACGGTGTCGCCTCCGGCGATCCCCTGCCCGACGGCATCCTGCTGTGGACCCGCGTGACCCCCACCCCGGAGGCGACACCGGGCTCCGGAGTCGGCCCGGACACCGAGGTGAGCTGGGTCGTCGCCAAGGACAAGGCGTTCAGCAGCATCGTCGCCAAGGGGTCCACCACCGCGAGGGCCGCCTCCGACCACACCGTGAAGGCCGACATACGCGGCCTGGAGCCGGCCACCGACTACTGGTTCCGCTTCTCGGCCGGCGGCACCGACTCCCCGGTGGCGCGCACCCGCACCGCGCCGGCGGCGGACGCTTCCGTGTCCGGCCTGCGCTTCGGCGTGGTCTCCTGCGCCAACTGGGAGGCGGGCTACTTCTCCGCCTACCGCCACCTCGCGGCCCGCAGCGACCTGGACGCCTGGCTGCACCTCGGCGACTACATCTACGAGTACAAGTCCGGTGAGTACGGGACCCGGGGCAAGGTCGTGCGCCCGCACGCCCCGGCGAACGAGATCATCACCCTCACCGACTACCGGATCCGGCACGCGAAGACCAAGACCGACCCCGACCTTCAGGCGCTGCACCTGAAGGCGCCGGTCATCGCGATCTGGGACGACCACGAGTTCGCCGACAACTCCTGGTCGGGCGGCGCGGTCAACCACACCGAGGGCGCCGAGGGCACCTGGACGGCCCGCCAGGCCGCCGCCAAGCAGGCCTACTTCGAGTGGATGCCGGTCCGCCCCGCGATCGCCGGCACCACCTACCGGCGGCTGCGCTTCGGCAAGCTCGCCGACCTGTCCCTGCTGGACCTGCGCTCCTTCCGCTCGCAGCAGGCCTCCGCGGCCAGCGGCTCGGTGGACGACCCGAACCGTACGATCACCGGACGCGCCCAGCTCGACTGGCTGAAGGCGGGGCTGAAGGCCTCCGACACCAAGTGGCGGCTGGTCGGCAACTCGGTGATGATCTCGCCGTTCGTGGTCGGCTCCCTCACCGCCGACCTGTTCAAGCCGCTCGCCAAGCTCCTCGGCCTGCCCCAGGACGGCATCGGCGTCAACACCGACCAGTGGGACGGCTACACCGACGACCGCCGCGAGCTGCTGGACCACCTGCGCTCCAACGCCATCGGCAACACCGTCTTCCTGACCGGTGACATCCACATGGCGTGGGCCAACGACGTGCCGGTGGACGCGGGAACCTACCCGCTGTCGGCCTCGGCGGCGACCGAGTTCGTGGTGACCTCGGTGACCTCCGACAACCTCGACGACATCGTGAAGGTCCCCGAGGGCACCGTCTCCGCGGTCGCCTCGCCGGTCATCAGAGCCGCCAACCGGCACGTCCACTGGGTGGACACCGACCGCCACGGCTACGGCGTCCTGGACATCACCGCCGACCGCACGCAGATGGACTACTACGTCCTGTCCGACCGCACGGACCCGAACGCGACCTCCAGCTGGGAGCGTTCGTACCGCACCCGCAGCGGCACGCAGAAGATCGAGCGCACCTACGACCCGGTGTAA
- a CDS encoding dienelactone hydrolase family protein, giving the protein MNIMLFHSTYGLRPAVRDAAERLGAAGHEVWTPDLFEGRTFDTVEEGMGFKEEIGKEELLKRAVLAAAPYSERGLVYAGFSLGASIAQTLALGDDRARGLLLLHGTSDIAPGAYADELPVQLHVAEPDPFETDDWLSAWYLQMGRAGADVEVYRYAGAGHLYTDPGLPDYDREAAEATWRVALGFLDDLRAA; this is encoded by the coding sequence ATGAACATCATGCTCTTTCACTCGACCTACGGGCTCAGGCCCGCGGTCCGCGACGCCGCGGAACGGCTGGGCGCGGCGGGCCACGAGGTGTGGACCCCGGACCTCTTCGAGGGGCGCACCTTCGACACGGTCGAGGAGGGCATGGGGTTCAAGGAGGAGATCGGCAAGGAGGAGTTGCTGAAGCGGGCCGTGCTGGCGGCGGCTCCGTACTCGGAGCGGGGGCTCGTGTACGCGGGGTTCTCGCTCGGCGCCTCCATCGCGCAGACCCTCGCCCTCGGCGACGACAGGGCGCGCGGGCTGCTGCTTCTGCACGGCACGTCGGACATCGCGCCGGGCGCGTACGCGGACGAGCTGCCGGTGCAGCTGCACGTGGCCGAGCCCGACCCGTTCGAGACGGACGACTGGCTGAGCGCCTGGTATCTCCAGATGGGCCGGGCCGGCGCCGATGTGGAGGTCTACCGGTACGCGGGAGCCGGCCACCTCTACACCGACCCCGGGCTGCCTGACTACGACCGGGAGGCCGCCGAGGCCACCTGGCGGGTGGCGCTCGGCTTCCTCGACGACCTGCGGGCCGCGTAG
- a CDS encoding Na+/H+ antiporter, with protein MDQPVLLFVLLLGALVSVPVGDRLGLPAPVLMTLFGGILAVADFVPDVDIPPELILPALLPPLLYAAVRRTSWRQFAANKRPIFLLAVALVFVTTVCVAYVANAIVPGLPLAAAVALGALIAPPDPVAATAVAGQLGLPRRLVSILEGEGLFNDVTAIVLYHVAIAAVVSGRFSVWRAGLDLVLSAVVAVVVGLALGWGANRLMDLLGDATLQIGLTLLVPYASYVLAEQLHGSGVLAVLTTALFLAEYALDADAVMTRLAGYAFWDIIDTLVTGVAFGLIGLELHNAIRTATGRWGELIGWAAAVTGVVVVVRLVWLMPATWLTKRLHAWRDYDEEIPMSWRETVVMWWSGMRGVASVALALAIPLRTRDGSPFPDRDELVFIAFGVIVATLVLQGLTLPWLVKRLGVRADSEREKDFEKELAVRAARAAKRRLREIEQVEELPEELSEQMLRRAFDIGIRISPDMGEEERREAQHQRAKRLKRVRRIQGEMLSAARHEVLAARSEPGADPEIVDRVLRHLDARSLL; from the coding sequence GTGGATCAGCCGGTCCTGTTGTTCGTGCTGCTGCTCGGGGCGCTGGTGAGCGTGCCGGTGGGGGACCGGCTGGGGCTGCCGGCACCGGTGCTGATGACCCTCTTCGGCGGGATCCTGGCGGTCGCCGACTTCGTTCCCGACGTGGACATCCCGCCCGAGCTGATCCTGCCCGCGCTGCTGCCGCCGCTGCTCTACGCCGCCGTACGGCGGACCTCGTGGCGGCAGTTCGCGGCCAACAAGCGCCCGATCTTCCTGCTGGCCGTCGCCCTCGTGTTCGTCACGACGGTGTGCGTGGCGTACGTCGCCAACGCGATCGTGCCGGGGCTGCCGCTCGCCGCCGCCGTGGCGCTCGGCGCCCTGATCGCCCCGCCGGACCCGGTCGCCGCGACCGCCGTCGCCGGGCAGCTCGGACTGCCCCGCCGGCTGGTGTCGATCCTGGAGGGCGAGGGGCTCTTCAACGACGTCACGGCCATCGTGCTGTACCACGTCGCGATCGCCGCGGTCGTCAGCGGTCGGTTCTCGGTCTGGCGGGCCGGCCTGGACCTGGTGCTGTCCGCCGTGGTCGCGGTCGTCGTCGGGCTGGCGCTCGGCTGGGGCGCGAACAGACTGATGGACCTGCTCGGCGACGCGACCCTGCAGATCGGGCTGACCCTGCTGGTGCCGTACGCCTCCTATGTGCTCGCGGAGCAGCTGCACGGGTCGGGGGTGCTCGCCGTGCTCACCACGGCCCTGTTCCTCGCCGAGTACGCCCTGGACGCCGACGCCGTGATGACCCGGCTGGCCGGGTACGCCTTCTGGGACATCATCGACACACTCGTCACCGGTGTCGCCTTCGGGCTGATCGGCCTCGAACTGCACAACGCGATCCGGACGGCGACCGGGCGCTGGGGCGAGCTGATCGGCTGGGCGGCGGCCGTCACGGGGGTCGTGGTCGTCGTCCGGCTGGTGTGGCTGATGCCGGCGACCTGGCTGACCAAACGGCTGCACGCCTGGCGGGACTACGACGAGGAGATCCCGATGAGCTGGCGGGAGACCGTCGTGATGTGGTGGTCCGGGATGCGCGGGGTGGCCTCGGTGGCGCTGGCGCTCGCCATCCCCCTCAGGACCCGCGACGGGTCCCCCTTTCCCGACCGGGACGAGCTGGTCTTCATCGCCTTCGGAGTGATTGTCGCCACGCTGGTGCTGCAGGGGCTGACGCTGCCCTGGCTGGTGAAGCGGCTCGGGGTGCGGGCCGACTCCGAGCGGGAGAAGGACTTCGAGAAGGAACTGGCCGTACGGGCGGCGAGGGCGGCCAAGCGCAGGCTGCGGGAGATCGAGCAGGTGGAGGAGCTCCCGGAGGAGCTGTCCGAGCAGATGCTGCGGCGGGCCTTCGACATCGGGATCCGGATCAGCCCGGACATGGGGGAGGAGGAGCGGCGCGAAGCGCAGCACCAGCGGGCCAAGCGGCTGAAGAGGGTGCGGCGGATCCAGGGGGAGATGCTGAGCGCGGCGCGGCACGAGGTGCTGGCGGCGCGGAGCGAGCCGGGGGCGGATCCGGAGATCGTGGACCGGGTGCTGAGGCATCTCGACGCGCGCAGCCTGCTCTGA
- a CDS encoding GNAT family N-acetyltransferase, with protein MSTPYTVRTAEDPADREACFAVRKDVFVVEQGVPQDIEYDAYDAVAVHLLAVREDGVPLGTGRLLHGEAAMKKTGQDASVGSLGRLAVTRRARGLGVGVALVRAIEDAARARGLAAVDLHAQTRALGFYERLGYEAYGPEFPDAGIPHRAMRRAL; from the coding sequence GTGAGCACGCCGTACACCGTCCGGACCGCCGAGGACCCCGCCGACCGTGAGGCCTGCTTCGCGGTGCGCAAGGACGTCTTCGTAGTCGAGCAGGGCGTCCCGCAGGACATCGAGTACGACGCGTACGACGCCGTCGCCGTGCACCTGCTGGCGGTCCGCGAGGACGGTGTGCCGCTCGGCACCGGGCGTCTGCTGCACGGCGAGGCGGCCATGAAGAAGACCGGCCAGGACGCCTCCGTGGGTTCCCTGGGGCGGCTCGCCGTGACCCGTCGGGCGCGTGGGCTGGGCGTCGGCGTGGCCCTGGTACGGGCCATCGAGGACGCGGCACGCGCGCGTGGCCTGGCCGCGGTGGACCTGCACGCGCAGACCCGGGCCCTGGGTTTCTACGAGCGCCTGGGCTACGAGGCGTACGGCCCGGAGTTCCCGGACGCCGGCATTCCACACCGGGCGATGCGGCGCGCTCTGTAG
- a CDS encoding RluA family pseudouridine synthase yields MSTIPEIRTLPVPDGLEGERVDAAISRMFGFSRTKAAELAAAGKVQVDGTVVGKSERVRGGAWLEVEMPGAPAPVQVVAEPVEGMEIVHDDEDVVVIVKPVGVAAHPSPGWSGTTVIGGLAAAGYRISTSGAAERQGIVHRLDVGTSGLMVVAKSEYAYTSLKRQFKERTVDKRYHTLVQGHPDPTSGTIDAPIGRHPNHDYKWAVTADGKPSVTHYDLIEAFRAASLLDVKLETGRTHQIRVHMSAHRHPCVGDLTYGADPTLAKRLRLTRQWLHAVRLGFEHPGDGRWVEFACDYPEDLQTALDQVREETYA; encoded by the coding sequence GTGAGCACGATTCCCGAGATCCGTACCCTGCCCGTGCCCGACGGCCTGGAGGGCGAGCGCGTCGACGCCGCCATCTCCCGCATGTTCGGCTTCTCCCGTACGAAGGCGGCCGAGCTGGCCGCGGCAGGCAAGGTGCAGGTCGACGGCACGGTGGTCGGCAAGTCCGAGCGGGTGCGCGGCGGTGCCTGGCTCGAGGTCGAGATGCCGGGGGCGCCCGCCCCCGTGCAGGTCGTGGCCGAGCCGGTCGAGGGCATGGAGATCGTGCACGACGACGAGGACGTGGTCGTCATCGTCAAGCCGGTCGGTGTGGCCGCGCACCCCTCGCCGGGCTGGTCCGGCACGACCGTCATCGGCGGTCTCGCGGCCGCCGGGTACCGGATCTCCACCTCCGGCGCCGCCGAGCGCCAGGGCATCGTGCACCGCCTCGACGTCGGCACCTCGGGCCTGATGGTGGTCGCCAAGTCCGAGTACGCGTACACGTCGCTCAAGCGCCAGTTCAAGGAGCGCACGGTCGACAAGCGCTACCACACCCTTGTCCAGGGCCACCCGGACCCGACGAGCGGCACCATCGACGCGCCCATCGGCCGCCACCCGAACCACGACTACAAGTGGGCGGTCACGGCCGACGGCAAGCCCTCGGTGACCCACTACGACCTCATCGAGGCCTTCCGCGCCGCCTCCCTGCTGGACGTGAAGCTGGAGACCGGCCGCACCCACCAGATCCGCGTCCACATGTCCGCCCACCGCCACCCCTGCGTCGGCGACCTGACCTACGGCGCCGACCCCACCCTCGCCAAGCGGCTGCGCCTGACCCGGCAGTGGCTGCACGCCGTACGGCTCGGCTTCGAGCACCCCGGGGACGGCCGGTGGGTGGAGTTCGCGTGCGACTACCCGGAGGACCTGCAGACGGCCCTCGACCAGGTGCGCGAAGAGACATACGCGTGA
- the lspA gene encoding signal peptidase II, translating into MAEAERIIGMPDTPDDGGERTAAAGAPAGSGAGAQEAPARQRTGRGRRIAVLFVVAAFAYALDLISKMLVVAKLEHHAPIEVVGDLLELHAIRNPGAAFGFGAAFTIIFTLIAAAVIVVIIRLARKLYSFPWAVALGLLLGGALGNLTDRIFRAPGIFEGEVVDFIAPKGFAVFNLADSAIVCGGILIVLLSFRGLDPDGTVHKD; encoded by the coding sequence GTGGCAGAGGCGGAGCGCATCATCGGTATGCCGGACACCCCGGACGACGGCGGCGAGCGGACGGCGGCGGCCGGAGCGCCCGCCGGGTCCGGCGCGGGCGCGCAGGAGGCGCCGGCGCGGCAGCGGACCGGCCGCGGGCGACGGATCGCCGTGCTGTTCGTGGTGGCCGCGTTCGCCTACGCCCTCGACCTGATCAGCAAGATGCTCGTGGTCGCGAAGCTGGAGCACCACGCGCCGATCGAGGTGGTCGGGGACCTGCTGGAGCTGCACGCCATCCGCAACCCGGGCGCGGCCTTCGGTTTCGGCGCGGCCTTCACGATCATCTTCACGCTGATCGCGGCCGCCGTGATCGTGGTGATCATCCGGCTGGCCCGCAAGCTCTACAGCTTTCCCTGGGCGGTCGCGCTCGGCCTGCTGCTCGGCGGCGCGCTCGGCAACCTCACCGACCGGATCTTCCGTGCGCCCGGGATCTTCGAGGGCGAGGTCGTGGACTTCATCGCGCCCAAGGGCTTCGCGGTGTTCAACCTGGCCGACTCGGCGATCGTGTGCGGCGGCATCCTGATCGTGCTGCTGTCCTTCCGCGGTCTGGACCCCGACGGCACCGTCCACAAGGACTGA
- a CDS encoding TraR/DksA family transcriptional regulator, which translates to MVAKKTVVQQPATGRTRGAAVSGGTAASGGEAGKAGGKKNAHAAVKKVTAVDKVVVDEEGGRKPGTAAEAGKKDSGNKHTAEKAPVEKASAEQAPVTKAAVAKKATAKKAAAAKTTASRTAGQKAGAKGTAAAAATKASTKKASTKKAGAGKTAVKAAAAKKTTAEGTAVKATEGGKKTGARSTAAGDVSTGAAEKSTAKKAGAARAAKQTGATTVVAKKTPGTATAEQTAVPKARIAAAEPGELAVRPGEDPWTPEEVAEARAELTAEALRLKTEISSSEESLVGLMRDSGDGAGDDQADTGTKNITREHEMALAANAREMLIQTERALERLDAGTYGLCENCGNPIGKARMQAFPRATLCVECKQKQERRS; encoded by the coding sequence ATGGTGGCGAAAAAGACCGTCGTACAGCAGCCGGCGACCGGTCGCACCCGGGGCGCGGCCGTCTCCGGCGGTACGGCTGCCTCCGGTGGCGAGGCCGGGAAGGCCGGCGGCAAGAAGAACGCGCACGCTGCCGTGAAGAAGGTGACGGCTGTGGACAAGGTGGTCGTGGACGAGGAGGGCGGGCGGAAACCGGGTACCGCGGCGGAGGCCGGGAAGAAGGACTCGGGCAACAAGCACACCGCCGAGAAGGCGCCGGTCGAAAAGGCATCGGCCGAGCAGGCGCCGGTCACGAAGGCGGCCGTGGCGAAGAAGGCGACGGCCAAGAAGGCAGCCGCCGCGAAGACGACCGCTTCGAGGACGGCCGGACAGAAGGCCGGCGCGAAGGGGACGGCTGCCGCGGCGGCCACGAAGGCGAGCACGAAGAAGGCGAGCACGAAGAAGGCGGGTGCGGGGAAGACGGCCGTGAAGGCGGCGGCCGCGAAGAAGACCACCGCCGAGGGGACGGCCGTGAAGGCGACGGAGGGCGGCAAGAAGACCGGCGCGAGGAGCACGGCCGCCGGGGACGTCTCCACGGGGGCGGCCGAGAAGAGCACGGCCAAGAAAGCGGGCGCGGCGCGGGCCGCGAAGCAGACGGGAGCCACGACAGTGGTTGCGAAGAAGACTCCTGGCACGGCCACGGCGGAGCAGACCGCCGTACCCAAGGCGCGGATCGCCGCGGCGGAGCCCGGCGAGCTGGCGGTGCGCCCCGGTGAGGACCCCTGGACCCCGGAAGAGGTCGCCGAAGCCCGTGCGGAGCTGACGGCCGAGGCGCTGCGGCTGAAGACCGAGATCAGCTCCTCCGAGGAGTCCCTGGTGGGACTGATGCGGGACTCCGGGGACGGCGCCGGCGACGACCAGGCCGACACCGGGACCAAGAACATCACGCGCGAGCACGAGATGGCACTGGCCGCCAACGCGCGCGAGATGCTGATCCAGACCGAGCGCGCCCTGGAGCGGCTCGACGCGGGCACCTACGGTCTGTGCGAGAACTGCGGCAACCCCATCGGCAAGGCCCGCATGCAGGCGTTCCCGAGGGCCACCCTGTGCGTGGAGTGCAAGCAGAAGCAGGAACGCCGCTCCTGA